The DNA window CGAATCCGGCGCCCTTGCCGGCCCCCTGTCGGGCGACAAGGCAGGCTCCATAAGGAGCCTTCATTCCACCGAAACGTTGGCGCTCCGGATCACCTCGCCCCATTTGGCGACGTCCGCGGCATGAATCTCGCGCAAGGCCTGCGGCGAGCGCTGGGTGTCCGGCGGGGGTTCGGCTCCCAGCTGCAGGAACCTTTCGCGCGATGCCGGGTCGGTAATGGCCTTGATCAGGGCGGAGTTCAGCTTTTCGATGACCTCGGGCGGTGTACCTTTCGGCGCGAACAGGGCATTCCAGACCACCATGTCGATGCCGCTCATGCCAGCCTCGCTTGCTGTGGGCACATCCGGCAGGACCGGCGATCGGGTCGGGGCCAGCACCGCAAGCGGCTTGACCGTCTTGGCCTGGACCTGTGACATCAGGCTTGTCACCTGGTCACAGAGGTAGCCGACCTGACCAGACACGACGTCCTGCAACGCTGGTCCCGTGCCGCGATAGGGAACGAGCGTGACCGAGACGCCGACACGATTGTTCAACAGCAGGCAGGCGAGATGGGACGTCGAGCCGACCCCGGCATTTCCATTGGTCAGCGCACCGGCGTTCGCTTTCACGTGATCGGCGAATTCCGAGAGCTTTGTCGCAGGAATGGCGTTGTTGGTGACGAGCATGATCGGCGCGGAGGCGGCAATGCCGATCGGTTCGAAATCGGAGAGCGGATTGAAGGCGAGCTTCGGATAGAGAGCCGGCGAGAAGCTCATCGTGCTCATCGGCCCCACCAGGATGGTATGGCCGTCCGGCGCGGCCTTGGCGACACGGCCTGCTCCGATCGTTCCTGCCACGCCCGCGACATTCTCGATCACCACCTGCTGCCCAAGCGTGCGCGACATATGCTCGGCCACGATACGGCCGACGATGTCCGTCGGCCCTCCCGGAGCGAAGGGAACGATCATCGTGATGTAGCGGCTGGGAAAGGCCTGCTGCGCGAGTGCCTGCGCGGTGCCCAGAGTCAGCAACGCGGCGGCCGATAGAGCAACTTTCCACTTGGACACGATTCCCTCCGATAGCATGGGTATTTTTTCTGAAGGCTAGCGGTGGGATGCGGACCGGTCAATTGAATATCCCGAATTCGCAATGTCGTTTCATTCGATGCATCTCTGTCCGACTGAATACGAGGCCACGACAGGAGCGGCGTTTACACAGCTCTACCGTCGACGCCGCGTAATCCGCAAAATCCCATCGGTCGTGTGCAACCAGTTGCGAACGCGCGGCCCGTTCCGCGACACTCCTCAGCGAAGTCTCACAGTCTCGGGTTCGAAGCATATCGGCACGGCCAGGAGCGCTCGAAATTTTCTGTACCCAGCCTGCCCAGGCATGAAGGCGTGCAGGAAAAGCCACGGATCTCCATCCGGTCCCTGTGCAAGCGAGGGATGGCCAGGGCCCACCCACTCTTGCGTCGAGCGCAGCAACGGACGCTCCATTTTGCGATAGGGGCCCAGCGGGGAGGAGGCAACAGCGACACCCGTTCCATATTCCGGGGTCGAGAAGTCGTTGC is part of the Microvirga terrae genome and encodes:
- a CDS encoding Bug family tripartite tricarboxylate transporter substrate binding protein, encoding MSKWKVALSAAALLTLGTAQALAQQAFPSRYITMIVPFAPGGPTDIVGRIVAEHMSRTLGQQVVIENVAGVAGTIGAGRVAKAAPDGHTILVGPMSTMSFSPALYPKLAFNPLSDFEPIGIAASAPIMLVTNNAIPATKLSEFADHVKANAGALTNGNAGVGSTSHLACLLLNNRVGVSVTLVPYRGTGPALQDVVSGQVGYLCDQVTSLMSQVQAKTVKPLAVLAPTRSPVLPDVPTASEAGMSGIDMVVWNALFAPKGTPPEVIEKLNSALIKAITDPASRERFLQLGAEPPPDTQRSPQALREIHAADVAKWGEVIRSANVSVE